The following proteins are encoded in a genomic region of Actinomadura sp. NAK00032:
- a CDS encoding AMP-binding protein, translating to MPAVEFRAARDFLLAHRDDYATAYEKFRWPVLTGFNWALDWFDKIAEGNDAPALWIVEEDGSEAKYSFAQLSRRSNQVANLLRRTGVRRGDRVILMLGNQVELWETVLAVMKLGAIMIPCTPLLGTADLQDRLTRGKARHVVVASADTGKFDGVEGDYTKIAVGAPVEGWTTYADAYEEGESYTPYGLTMSRDTLLLYFTSGTTAQPKLVEHTHASYPAGHLSTMYWIGLRPGDVHLNISSPGWAKHAWSNIFAPWDAEACVFIFNYTRFDADRLLDTMERCGITSFCAPPTVWRMLIQADLGRLATPPREVVAAGEPLNPEVIERVRDAWDRTIRDGFGQTETTVQIANTPGQPVKPGSMGRAVPGYKVALIDPLTGEAGDEGEICLELEDRPLGLMTGYHGDEARTEEAMAGGYYHTGDIGSRDEDGYITYVGRADDVFKASDYKISPFELESVLIEHEAVAEAAVVPSPDPVRAAVPKAYVTLANGWQPTAETAKAIFEHCRAQLSPYKRVRLLEFAVLPKTISGKIRRVELRTSEIDKHPGPDDRPPGEFREEDLR from the coding sequence ATGCCCGCAGTCGAGTTCCGCGCGGCGCGCGACTTCCTGCTCGCGCATCGCGACGACTACGCGACGGCGTACGAGAAGTTCCGGTGGCCGGTGCTGACCGGTTTCAACTGGGCGCTGGACTGGTTCGACAAGATCGCCGAGGGCAACGACGCGCCCGCGCTGTGGATCGTCGAGGAGGACGGCTCGGAGGCGAAGTACTCGTTCGCACAGCTGTCGCGGCGGTCCAACCAGGTCGCGAACCTGCTGCGCCGGACGGGCGTGCGGCGCGGCGACCGGGTGATCCTGATGCTCGGCAACCAGGTCGAGTTGTGGGAGACCGTCCTCGCGGTGATGAAGCTCGGCGCGATCATGATCCCGTGCACGCCGCTGCTCGGCACGGCCGACCTCCAGGACCGGCTGACCCGCGGCAAGGCGCGGCACGTGGTGGTCGCCTCGGCCGACACGGGCAAGTTCGACGGCGTCGAGGGCGACTACACGAAGATCGCCGTGGGCGCGCCCGTCGAGGGCTGGACGACGTACGCCGACGCCTACGAGGAGGGCGAGTCCTACACGCCGTACGGGCTGACGATGTCGCGGGACACGCTGCTGCTGTACTTCACGTCCGGGACGACGGCGCAGCCGAAGCTGGTGGAGCACACCCACGCGTCCTACCCGGCCGGGCACCTGTCGACGATGTACTGGATCGGGCTGCGGCCCGGGGACGTCCACCTCAACATCTCGTCGCCGGGCTGGGCGAAGCACGCGTGGAGCAACATCTTCGCGCCGTGGGACGCCGAAGCGTGCGTCTTCATCTTCAACTACACGCGGTTCGACGCCGACCGGCTGCTCGACACGATGGAGCGCTGCGGCATCACGAGCTTCTGCGCGCCGCCGACCGTGTGGCGGATGCTGATCCAGGCCGATCTCGGACGTCTCGCGACGCCGCCGCGCGAGGTCGTCGCGGCCGGCGAGCCGCTGAACCCCGAGGTGATCGAGCGGGTGCGCGACGCCTGGGACCGGACGATCCGCGACGGTTTCGGGCAGACCGAGACGACCGTGCAGATCGCCAACACGCCGGGCCAGCCGGTCAAGCCGGGCTCGATGGGGCGTGCCGTGCCGGGCTACAAGGTCGCGCTGATCGACCCGCTGACCGGGGAGGCCGGCGACGAGGGCGAGATCTGCCTCGAACTGGAGGACCGCCCGCTCGGCCTGATGACCGGCTACCACGGCGACGAGGCCCGCACGGAGGAGGCCATGGCCGGCGGCTACTACCACACCGGCGACATCGGCTCCCGCGACGAGGACGGCTACATCACCTATGTCGGACGCGCCGACGACGTGTTCAAGGCGTCCGACTACAAGATCTCGCCCTTCGAGCTGGAGAGCGTGCTGATCGAGCACGAGGCGGTCGCGGAGGCGGCGGTCGTGCCGTCGCCCGACCCGGTCCGGGCGGCCGTGCCGAAGGCGTACGTGACGCTCGCGAACGGCTGGCAGCCGACCGCCGAGACCGCGAAGGCGATCTTCGAGCACTGCCGGGCGCAGCTGTCCCCGTACAAGCGGGTGCGGCTGCTGGAGTTCGCCGTCTTGCCGAAGACGATCTCCGGCAAGATCCGCCGGGTCGAGCTGCGGACCAGCGAGATCGACAAGCATCCCGGCCCGGACGACCGGCCGCCGGGCGAGTTCCGCGAGGAGGACCTGCGATGA
- a CDS encoding AMP-binding protein: protein MTLSYASGVSTTPLLGDTIGANLDRTVAAFSERDALVDRTSGRRWTYEQFADDVESVALGLRDLGVVKGDRVGIWSPNCAEWMLVQYATAKLGAILVNINPAYRVHELEFVLNQAGIRTLVSASTFKTSDYAAMVDEVRPKCPGLRDVILIGTPDWDALMEAGRTSDPAVLADIARTLTADDPINIQYTSGTTGFPKGATLSHHNILNNGYFVGELCSYDEEDRVCVPVPFYHCFGMVMGNLAATSHGACVVIPAPAFDPKATLEAVAAERCTSLYGVPTMFIAVLNEPSLDGLDLSTLRTGIMAGSPCPVEVMKQVIDRLGMGEVAICYGMTETSPVSTQTRAGDSLDRRVSTVGTVLPHLEIKIIDPETGVTVPRGVPGEFCTRGYSVMLGYWEEPDKTAEAIDAARWMHTGDLAVMDDAGYVNITGRIKDMVIRGGENIYPREIEEFLYTHPDIVDAQVIGVPDEKYGEELMAWVRLREGVPGMTAGELRAFCEGKLAHYKIPRYVHVVEEFPMTVTGKIRKVQMRAEAVDILGLEDAAAARHA, encoded by the coding sequence ATGACCCTCTCCTACGCGTCGGGCGTTTCCACCACCCCGCTGCTCGGTGACACCATCGGCGCGAACCTCGACAGGACGGTCGCCGCCTTCTCCGAACGCGACGCGCTCGTCGACCGCACTTCCGGCCGCCGCTGGACGTACGAGCAGTTCGCCGACGACGTGGAGTCCGTGGCGCTCGGCCTGCGCGACCTAGGCGTGGTGAAGGGCGACCGTGTCGGGATCTGGTCGCCGAACTGCGCCGAATGGATGCTCGTCCAGTACGCGACGGCGAAACTCGGCGCGATCCTCGTCAACATCAACCCCGCCTACCGGGTGCACGAGCTGGAGTTCGTCCTCAACCAGGCGGGCATCCGGACGCTGGTGTCTGCGTCCACGTTCAAGACATCCGACTACGCGGCGATGGTGGACGAGGTAAGGCCGAAGTGCCCCGGCCTACGCGACGTCATCCTCATCGGTACTCCCGACTGGGACGCGCTCATGGAGGCGGGCCGGACGAGCGATCCGGCCGTCCTCGCCGACATCGCCCGGACGCTCACCGCCGACGACCCCATCAACATCCAGTACACGTCCGGGACGACGGGCTTCCCCAAGGGCGCGACGCTCTCGCACCACAACATCCTGAACAACGGTTACTTCGTCGGTGAGCTGTGCAGCTACGACGAAGAGGACCGTGTGTGCGTGCCTGTGCCCTTCTACCACTGCTTCGGCATGGTGATGGGCAACCTGGCGGCGACCAGCCACGGCGCGTGCGTCGTGATCCCGGCGCCGGCATTCGACCCGAAGGCGACCCTCGAAGCGGTCGCCGCCGAGCGCTGCACGTCGTTGTACGGGGTGCCGACGATGTTCATCGCCGTCCTGAACGAGCCCTCGCTGGACGGCCTCGACCTGTCCACGCTCCGCACCGGGATCATGGCCGGCTCGCCGTGCCCGGTCGAGGTGATGAAGCAGGTCATCGACCGGCTCGGGATGGGCGAGGTCGCGATCTGCTACGGCATGACCGAGACGTCGCCGGTGTCGACGCAGACCCGGGCGGGCGACTCGCTCGACCGCCGGGTGTCCACGGTCGGCACCGTGCTGCCGCATCTGGAGATCAAGATCATCGACCCGGAGACCGGCGTGACCGTCCCGCGCGGCGTGCCCGGCGAGTTCTGCACCCGCGGCTACTCGGTGATGCTCGGCTACTGGGAGGAGCCGGACAAGACGGCCGAGGCCATCGACGCGGCCCGCTGGATGCACACCGGCGACCTCGCCGTGATGGACGACGCCGGCTACGTCAACATCACCGGCCGGATCAAGGACATGGTCATCCGGGGCGGCGAGAACATCTACCCGCGCGAGATCGAGGAGTTCCTCTACACCCATCCCGACATCGTGGACGCGCAGGTCATCGGCGTCCCCGACGAGAAGTACGGCGAGGAGCTGATGGCCTGGGTGCGGCTGCGCGAGGGCGTGCCCGGGATGACCGCCGGGGAGCTGCGCGCGTTCTGCGAGGGCAAGCTCGCCCACTACAAGATCCCCCGCTACGTGCACGTCGTGGAGGAGTTCCCGATGACGGTCACCGGCAAGATCCGCAAGGTGCAGATGCGCGCGGAGGCCGTCGACATCCTCGGCCTGGAGGACGCCGCCGCCGCGCGCCACGCCTGA
- a CDS encoding helix-turn-helix transcriptional regulator, with translation MDAAEPGASGGRAPRGTRDDAGAVRSAVLSLHRTTGLPMVFGGALSGQDRLRITELVGNTTDSLSGLVVRQGNGLGGKAMALGRPAWVSNYPCAATISHDYDKPVGREGLLSIVAVPIVVRRRVRGVLYGALREPLGLADRIVGAAVQVARDLEQDLAVQDRADDALARARPGTSAARWEEVRAVHAELRALAEEVSDLPTRDRLRRASLRLAAAGPADTDDADAAPRPVLSPRELDVLSYVAIGCTNAEAAERLGLLPETVKSYLRSAMRKLDSHTRLEAVTAARRAGLLP, from the coding sequence ATGGATGCGGCTGAGCCGGGCGCCTCGGGAGGACGCGCCCCCCGAGGGACGCGCGACGATGCGGGAGCCGTCCGGTCGGCGGTGCTGTCGCTGCACCGCACGACCGGCCTGCCGATGGTGTTCGGCGGCGCCCTGAGCGGCCAGGACCGGCTCCGCATCACCGAGCTGGTCGGCAACACGACCGACTCGCTGAGCGGCCTCGTCGTCCGGCAGGGCAACGGGCTCGGCGGCAAGGCGATGGCCCTCGGACGCCCCGCCTGGGTGAGCAACTACCCGTGCGCCGCGACCATCAGCCACGACTACGACAAGCCCGTAGGGCGGGAAGGGCTGCTGTCGATCGTCGCCGTCCCGATCGTCGTCCGGCGGCGGGTGCGCGGCGTCCTGTACGGCGCGCTCCGCGAGCCGCTGGGCCTCGCCGACCGCATCGTGGGCGCCGCCGTCCAGGTCGCCCGCGACCTCGAACAGGACCTCGCCGTCCAGGACCGCGCCGACGACGCCCTCGCGCGGGCGCGGCCCGGCACGTCGGCGGCGCGCTGGGAGGAGGTGCGGGCCGTCCACGCGGAGCTGCGGGCGCTGGCCGAGGAGGTCAGCGACCTGCCGACCCGGGACCGCCTGCGCCGGGCGTCGCTGCGGCTCGCCGCCGCCGGGCCGGCCGACACCGACGACGCGGACGCCGCGCCCCGGCCCGTCCTGTCGCCGCGTGAACTGGACGTCCTGTCGTACGTGGCGATCGGCTGCACGAACGCGGAGGCCGCCGAGCGGCTCGGGCTGCTGCCGGAGACGGTGAAGAGCTACCTGCGCTCGGCGATGCGCAAACTGGACAGCCACACCCGCCTGGAGGCGGTGACCGCCGCACGGCGCGCCGGCCTGCTCCCGTAG
- a CDS encoding amino acid deaminase: MGIDVTAVDALGGEVLDWRFKAVPASAHGMTVAEAGEARLPLDDFGTPLLTLDAGALAHNVQTMARWTRDAALLLAPHGKTTMAPALWRRQLDAGAWGITVANLPQLRVARAFGVRRVMYASTLLDPAGLAWLSGELDGDPEFEFLSWVDSVRSVELMDEALRAARSQRQVDVCVELGGPGGRTGVRDDGDAREIAAAVREARTLRLVGIGGYEGALAHDASERGRASVDAYLRRLGNLHARLEYELDEPILTVGGSAYFDQVAEVLGGAGGRVVLRSGAYVVHDDGFYRGISPFARGTDGERLRSAMHAWARVISQPEPGLALLDVGKRDVPFDEGLPTPQLVRGKGPLEGGRITVLNDQHAFLRDTTAEIGDVVRLGLSHPCTALDKWTMIPVVDDADASHPVVVDYVRTFF, from the coding sequence ATGGGCATTGACGTCACGGCGGTGGACGCCCTCGGCGGCGAGGTTCTCGACTGGCGGTTCAAGGCGGTCCCCGCGTCCGCGCACGGGATGACGGTGGCGGAGGCGGGCGAGGCGCGGCTGCCGCTGGACGATTTCGGGACGCCGCTGCTGACCCTCGACGCGGGCGCCCTGGCGCACAACGTCCAGACGATGGCCCGCTGGACGCGCGACGCCGCCCTGCTGCTGGCCCCGCACGGCAAGACGACGATGGCCCCCGCGCTGTGGCGGCGGCAGCTGGACGCCGGCGCGTGGGGGATCACGGTCGCGAACCTGCCGCAGCTGCGGGTGGCGCGCGCGTTCGGGGTGCGGCGCGTCATGTACGCGAGCACGCTCCTCGATCCGGCCGGGCTGGCGTGGCTGTCGGGCGAGCTGGACGGCGACCCCGAGTTCGAGTTCCTGTCGTGGGTCGACTCGGTCCGGTCGGTGGAGTTGATGGACGAGGCGCTGCGCGCGGCCCGCAGCCAGCGGCAGGTCGACGTGTGCGTGGAGCTGGGCGGGCCGGGCGGGCGCACCGGCGTGCGGGACGACGGCGACGCGCGGGAGATCGCGGCGGCCGTCCGCGAGGCCCGCACGCTGCGGCTGGTGGGCATCGGCGGGTACGAGGGCGCCCTCGCCCACGACGCGTCCGAGCGGGGCCGCGCCTCGGTCGACGCCTACCTGCGGCGGCTCGGCAACCTGCACGCGCGGCTGGAGTACGAACTCGACGAGCCGATCCTGACCGTCGGCGGCAGCGCCTACTTCGACCAGGTCGCGGAGGTGCTCGGCGGTGCCGGCGGACGGGTCGTGCTGCGGTCGGGCGCGTACGTCGTCCACGACGACGGCTTCTACCGGGGCATCTCACCCTTCGCCCGGGGCACGGACGGCGAGCGGCTGCGTTCGGCGATGCACGCCTGGGCACGCGTCATCTCCCAGCCTGAACCCGGCCTGGCGCTGCTGGACGTGGGTAAGCGCGACGTCCCGTTCGATGAGGGCCTGCCTACACCGCAACTGGTCCGGGGCAAGGGCCCGCTGGAGGGCGGCCGCATCACCGTGCTCAACGACCAGCACGCCTTCCTGCGGGACACCACCGCCGAAATCGGTGATGTGGTCAGGCTCGGCCTGTCCCACCCGTGCACCGCGCTCGACAAGTGGACGATGATCCCCGTCGTGGACGACGCCGACGCGAGCCACCCCGTCGTGGTCGACTACGTCCGCACGTTCTTCTGA
- a CDS encoding ABC transporter permease, with product MSATPEVGPLLAFVLASLAAVAALLARVGGLGLGRDMLVVAVRAAAQLTAVSLLIAAVLRSAGLTAAFIAGMVVIAVVTAGRRITGSARGPGWWTALPITAGVAPVLGLLMATSLVPARTVSVLPIAGIFIGGAMSATGLTGRRALDELATRRGEYEGGLALGLPPRDAALEVCRSSAALALFPVLDQTRTVGLVTLPGAFVGVLLGGADPVEAGAVQLLVLIGLLAIESIAVLITLELVARGRLDGAASYRRQMNGH from the coding sequence GTGAGCGCGACTCCGGAGGTCGGCCCGCTGCTGGCGTTCGTGCTGGCGTCGCTGGCGGCGGTCGCGGCGCTGCTGGCCCGGGTCGGCGGGCTCGGCCTCGGCCGGGACATGCTGGTCGTCGCGGTGCGCGCGGCGGCGCAGCTCACCGCGGTGTCGCTGCTGATCGCGGCGGTGCTGCGCAGCGCGGGGCTGACGGCCGCGTTCATCGCCGGCATGGTGGTGATCGCGGTCGTGACGGCGGGCCGCCGCATCACCGGGTCGGCGCGCGGGCCCGGCTGGTGGACGGCGCTGCCGATCACCGCCGGCGTCGCGCCCGTCCTCGGCCTGCTGATGGCGACCTCGCTGGTCCCGGCCCGCACGGTGTCGGTGCTGCCGATCGCCGGGATCTTCATCGGCGGCGCCATGTCGGCGACCGGGCTCACCGGCCGCCGCGCGCTGGACGAGCTGGCGACGCGCCGCGGCGAGTACGAGGGCGGCCTCGCGCTCGGGCTGCCGCCGCGCGACGCCGCGCTGGAGGTGTGCCGCTCGTCGGCGGCGCTCGCGCTCTTCCCCGTCCTCGACCAGACCCGTACGGTCGGGCTGGTCACGCTGCCGGGCGCGTTCGTCGGGGTGCTGCTCGGCGGCGCCGACCCGGTCGAGGCGGGCGCGGTGCAGCTGCTCGTCCTGATCGGGCTGCTGGCCATCGAGTCGATCGCGGTGCTGATCACACTGGAACTGGTGGCCAGGGGCCGGCTCGACGGCGCCGCGTCGTACAGGAGGCAGATGAATGGGCACTGA
- a CDS encoding polysaccharide deacetylase family protein, translating to MEVEESGGTSRRKALLLLGAAGLATLGADAARPSGSRAAAAPAATPRARPVIHPTPTPTPTPTPTPRAASWTPGKLTALETPVRELSQLAPPAPPKSIALTIDDGPNPTWTPKMLDLLAEHEIHATFFIIGEQVKEFPKLTRRIADAGHQICNHTETHPIAIAHLSEKKVRKEIVEAHDRIADVTGIVPQFFRSPGGAWSKTVLEMVAEHDMLPIDWAVDPRDWARPGVGRIRRAVLKGEENNIILCHDGGGDRSQTIKALRDAIPKLKKRGLTFVAL from the coding sequence GTGGAGGTTGAGGAGTCAGGTGGGACATCCCGCCGCAAAGCGCTGCTGCTGCTGGGCGCCGCCGGGCTCGCCACGCTCGGTGCCGACGCCGCGCGCCCCTCGGGCTCCCGGGCCGCGGCCGCGCCCGCGGCGACGCCCCGCGCGCGGCCGGTGATCCATCCGACGCCCACCCCGACGCCGACGCCGACCCCCACGCCGCGGGCCGCGTCCTGGACGCCGGGCAAGCTCACCGCGCTGGAGACGCCCGTCCGGGAGCTGTCGCAGCTCGCGCCGCCCGCGCCGCCGAAGTCGATCGCGCTGACCATCGACGACGGCCCGAACCCGACGTGGACGCCGAAGATGCTCGACCTGCTGGCCGAGCACGAGATCCACGCGACGTTCTTCATCATCGGCGAGCAGGTGAAGGAGTTCCCGAAGCTCACCCGCCGCATCGCCGACGCCGGGCACCAGATCTGCAACCACACCGAGACGCACCCGATCGCCATCGCGCACCTGTCGGAGAAGAAGGTCCGCAAGGAGATCGTCGAGGCGCACGACCGGATCGCCGACGTCACCGGCATCGTCCCGCAGTTCTTCCGCTCGCCCGGCGGCGCCTGGTCGAAGACCGTCCTGGAGATGGTCGCCGAGCACGACATGCTCCCCATCGACTGGGCCGTCGACCCCCGCGACTGGGCCCGCCCCGGCGTGGGCCGCATCCGCCGTGCCGTGCTGAAGGGCGAGGAGAACAACATCATCCTGTGCCACGACGGCGGCGGCGACCGCTCCCAGACCATCAAGGCCCTGCGCGACGCCATCCCGAAGCTGAAGAAGCGCGGCCTGACCTTCGTCGCCCTCTGA